In Punica granatum isolate Tunisia-2019 unplaced genomic scaffold, ASM765513v2 Contig00072, whole genome shotgun sequence, one genomic interval encodes:
- the LOC116190007 gene encoding 8-hydroxygeraniol dehydrogenase-like — MAKSPELEHPIKAFGYAARETSGHLAPFSFSRRATGEKDVTFKVLYCGICHSDLHSIRNEWGDALYPQVPGHETVGVVTEVGSKVTKFKVGDKVGVGTLVGSCGSCDSCKSDFENYCLKFIPTYNSIYHDGTMNYGGYSDIMVADEHFVVGIPDNLPLDAVAPLLCAGNTIYSPMKYYGLDKPGLHIAVVGLGGLGHIAVKFAKAMGLKVTVIDVDMAKKQEAVERLGADDFFLSQDQEQMQARIATLDGIIDAVPVVHPLQPLLLLLKAHGKLVLVGIPDKPLELPAFPLLKGRKLVGGSLMGGLKELQEMLNFASKHNITADIELVKMDYVNTALKRLEKADVRYRFVIDIGNSLKPTA; from the exons ATGGCAAAATCGCCTGAGCTAGAGCATCCCATCAAGGCCTTTGGCTATGCTGCCCGGGAAACCTCAGGCCATCTTGCTCCTTTCAGTTTCTCTCGGAG gGCAACGGGAGAGAAAGATGTTACCTTCAAGGTATTATACTGTGGGATATGCCACTCCGACCTCCATAGCATTAGAAATGAATGGGGAGATGCCCTGTATCCTCAGGTGCCCGG GCATGAGACTGTGGGGGTGGTGACAGAAGTTGGCTCCAAGGTGACAAAGTTTAAGGTTGGTGACAAGGTTGGTGTTGGCACCTTAGTGGGGTCATGCGGCTCCTGCGATAGCTGTAAGAGTGATTTCGAAAACTACTGCCTTAAATTCATCCCCACCTACAATAGCATATACCATGATGGCACCATGAACTATGGTGGCTACTCCGACATCATGGTAGCGGATGAACACTTCGTAGTTGGGATTCCTGACAATCTGCCGCTCGATGCGGTAGCTCCACTCCTATGTGCTGGGAACACTATCTACAGTCCAATGAAGTACTACGGACTTGATAAGCCCGGGCTTCATATTGCTGTGGTTGGGCTCGGCGGGTTGGGCCACATAGCTGTCAAGTTCGCCAAGGCCATGGGCCTCAAGGTGACCGTCATCGATGTCGACATGGCTAAAAAGCAGGAGGCCGTTGAGCGCCTTGGGGCCGACGATTTCTTCCTCAGTCAAGACCAGGAACAAATGCAG GCTAGAATAGCAACATTGGACGGTATCATTGATGCAGTCCCGGTAGTTCATCCTCTCCAACCTTTGCTTCTTCTGCTGAAGGCTCACGGCAAGCTAGTTTTGGTCGGTATACCAGACAAGCCGCTTGAGTTACCAGCCTTCCCGTTGCTCAAAG GTCGCAAGCTTGTCGGGGGCAGTTTAATGGGCGGGTTGAAGGAGTTGCAGGAGATGCTAAATTTCGCCTCCAAGCACAACATCACTGCGGACATCGAACTCGTTAAGATGGACTATGTAAATACTGCTCTGAAGAGACTTGAAAAAGCGGATGTCAGATACCGATTCGTCATTGACATTGGGAATTCATTGAAGCCTACTGCCTAG
- the LOC116190006 gene encoding uncharacterized protein LOC116190006, with amino-acid sequence MTRLVEQQAQLIEQQTAFFQRQTAQPGTSTSQMELQLTPYERFRKYGPSNISGSADPIEAENWITGMERIFSIMEVSDTQRVALASFMLEGDAQYWWEATQRRLDPNSLHAITWFEFTQAFYNKYFPASFRRTKEREFLNLKQGELGVAEYELKFTKLSRFAPTLVSDETSKCNRFLDGLNLNIRSRLSVLEIPTFSDLYNKAIIAEEDLREEVVQREQCSNQPSSSGLAKSYRPQKCSGFTQSLFESKTTSQRGPSSSYRSEGAFSQTEQKRGRANITRSQNCQVCGRVHSGVCRVQSGECYYCGQLGHLRNNCHELQSRVATCFRCGMRGHMARNCTQPFPSAVSSSSVGNRPSQVRGRGQVSSNQSLQSRGGGSMGSSAGQANRPMTQGRVFTLTKRDADATPTVVTDEPEFKFYGDRLNVPFEFVSFLKARKQLKKECEAYLAHVVATEVDSLKLSEIPVVYKFLDVFPDELPGFPPDREIECTIELELDTAPISHTPYRMAPSELKELKVQLQELLEKGFIRPSVSPWGALVLFVKKKEGSLRLCIDYRQLNRVIVRNKCPLPRIDDLFDQLRGTTVFSKIDLRSGYHQLRIKDSDVPKTAFRTQHGHYEFLMMHFGDEHEEHLRVVLQILRQRKLYAKSDKCEFLLDQMGFLGHVTLGDGVSVDPTKIEVILNWSHPTSVTNVRSFPGLAGYYRRFVEGFFLIVTLLTRLT; translated from the exons ATGACTCGTCTAGTTGAGCAGCAAGCGCAGTTAATCGAGCAACAGACGGCTTTCTTCCAGAGGCAAACAGCACAACCGGGTACGTCTACATCTCAGATGGAGCTACAATTGACGCCATATGAAAGGTTCAGGAAGTATGGTCCATCTAATATTTCGGGAAGTGCTGATCCCATAGAAGCGGAGAATTGGATAACTGGAATGGAGAGGATTTTCTCAATCATGGAAGTTTCAGACACCCAACGTGTGGCACTTGCGTCTTTTatgctagaaggggatgcTCAGTACTGGTGGGAGGCCACCCAGAGGCGACTAGACCCGAACTCCTTACATGCTATCACTTGGTTTGAGTTCACAcaagcattttataacaagtactttccagcctcTTTTCGGCGTACCAAGGAgcgggaatttttgaatttgaagcagGGGGAACTTGGTgtagctgaatatgaattgAAATTTACCAAGTTGTCACGTTTCGCCCCTACCTTGGTAAGTGATGAGACCTCCAAATGCAAtaggttcttggatggattgaatCTCAACATTAGGTCGCGCCTTTCAGTTTTGGAGATCCCGACATTTTCTGACCTATATAATAAAGCTATTATCGCTGAAGAGGATTTACGAGAGGAGGTGGTTCAGAGGGAACAATGTAGTAATCAGCCCAGTAGCTCGGGATTAGCGAAATCCTACCGACCACAAAAATGTAGTGGATTCACTCAGAGCTTATTTGAGAGCAAGACAACTTCTCAAAGGGGTCCATCGTCATCTTATCGTTCAGAAGGTGCATTTAGTCAGACTGAACAGAAACGTGGTCGAGCTAATATCACAAGAAGCCAGAATTGTCAGGTTTGTGGGCGTGTTCACTCTGGTGTTTGTCGTGTGCAATCTGGAGAATGTTATTATTGCGGACAACTTGGTCACTTAAGGAACAACTGTCATGAGCTTCAGAGTAGAGTAGCAACTTGTTTTCGATGTGGTATGAGAGGACATATGGCACGAAATTGTACGCAGCCCTTCCCATCAGCAGTTAGCAGTTCTAGTGTGGGCAATAGGCCATCTCAAGTGAGAGGACGTGGACAGGTGAGCAGTAATCAGAGTCTACAAAGTCGAGGGGGTGGATCAATGGGAAGCTCAGCGGGCCAGGCTaatagaccaatgacgcagGGTAGAGTGTTCACCTTAACCAAGCGAGATGCAGATGCTACTCCTACCGTAGTGACGG ATGAGcctgaattcaaattttatggAGATCGGTTGAATGTTCCATTTGAGTTCGTATCCTTCCTCAAGGCAAGAAaacaattgaaaaaggagTGTGAAGCATACTTAGCACATGTAGTTGCTACTGAAGTTGACTCACTGAAGCTTAGTGAAATTCCAGTGGTCTACAAGTTTCTGGATGTCTTTCCTGATGAGTTACCTGGTTTTCCTCCTGATAGAGAGATTGAATGTACTATCGAGTTAGAGCTCGATACTGCTCCGATTTCTCACACACCGTATCGTATGGCCCCGTCAGAACTCAAGGAATTGAAAGTCCAGCTgcaagaattattagaaaagggatttatcaggcctagtgtATCTCCTTGGGGTGCTCTAGTTTTGTTTGTAAAGAAGAAGGAGGGTTCGCTCAGATTGTGTATAGATTATCGGCAGTTGAATAGGGTCATAGTGCGCAATAAATGTCCTTTGCCCCGAATAGATGACTTATTTGATCAGCTCCGAGGCACCACTGTCTTCTCGAAGATTGACCTTAGATCGGGATACCACCAGTTGAGGATAAAGGAttctgatgtgcccaagactgcATTTCGCACTCAGCATGGACATTATGAATTTCTTATGATGCATTTTGG GgatgagcatgaagaacatcttcGAGTCgtgttgcagattttgaggCAGAGAAAACTTTATGCCAAGTCTGATAAATGCGAGTTTTTGTTAGATCAAATGGGATTCCTCGGGCATGTAACTTTAGGTGATGGTGTATCAGTGGATCCTACGAAGATTGAAGTTATTTTGAATTGGAGTCATCCTACAAGTGTAACAAATGTGAGGAGTTTTCCaggattagctggttattatcgaagatttgtggaaggattTTTCCTTATTGTTACTCTTCTGACTCGGTTAACATGA
- the LOC116190008 gene encoding 8-hydroxygeraniol dehydrogenase-like, translating to MAKSPEQEHPVKAFGYAAKDTSGYLAPFNFSRRATGEKDVTFKVLYCGICHSDLHSIRNEWGDAMYPQVPGHEIVGVVTEVGSKVTKFKVGDKVGVGTLVGSCGSCDSCKGDFENYCLKFIPTYNSIYHDGTMNYGGYSDMMVADEHFVVGIPDNLPLDAVAPLLCAGTTVYSPMKYYGLNKPGLHIAVVGLGGLGHIAVKFAKAMGMKVTVIDVDPAKKQEAVERLGADDFFLSQDQEQMEARIATLDGIIDAVPVVHALQPLLLLLKAHGKLVLVGIPDKPLELPAFPLLKGRKLVGGSLMGGLKEVQEMINFASKHNITADIELVKMDYVNTAMKRLEKADVRYRFVIDIGNSLKPTA from the exons ATGGCAAAGTCCCCCGAGCAAGAGCATCCCGTCAAGGCCTTTGGCTATGCTGCCAAGGACACCTCTGGCTATCTCGCTCCTTTCAATTTCTCTCGAAG GGCAACGGGTGAGAAGGATGTTACCTTCAAGGTGTTATATTGTGGGATATGCCACTCCGACCTCCACAGCATTAGAAACGAATGGGGAGATGCCATGTATCCTCAGGTGCCCGg GCATGAAATTGTGGGAGTGGTGACAGAAGTGGGCTCCAAGGTGACGAAGTTTAAGGTTGGTGACAAGGTTGGTGTTGGCACCTTAGTCGGGTCATGCGGCTCCTGCGATAGCTGTAAGGGTGATTTTGAAAACTACTGCCTTAAATTCATTCCCACCTACAATAGCATATACCATGATGGCACCATGAACTATGGTGGCTACTCCGACATGATGGTGGCGGATGAGCACTTCGTGGTGGGTATTCCTGACAATCTGCCGCTCGATGCGGTGGCTCCACTCCTATGTGCTGGGACCACCGTCTACAGTCCAATGAAGTACTATGGACTTAATAAGCCAGGGCTTCATATTGCGGTGGTTGGGCTTGGCGGATTGGGCCACATTGCCGTCAAGTTCGCCAAGGCCATGGGAATGAAGGTGACCGTCATCGATGTCGATCCGGCTAAAAAGCAGGAGGCCGTTGAGCGCCTCGGGGCTGACGATTTCTTCCTTAGTCAAGACCAGGAACAAATGGAG GCTAGAATAGCAACATTGGACGGTATCATTGATGCAGTCCCGGTAGTTCATGCTCTCCAACCTTTGCTTCTCCTGCTGAAGGCGCACGGAAAGCTAGTTTTGGTCGGTATACCAGACAAGCCACTCGAGTTACCGGCCTTCCCTTTGCTGAAAG GTCGCAAGCTCGTCGGGGGCAGTTTAATGGGTGGGCTGAAGGAGGTGCAGGAGATGATAAATTTTGCGTCCAAGCACAACATCACGGCGGACATCGAACTTGTCAAGATGGACTATGTGAATACTGCCATGAAGAGACTTGAGAAAGCGGATGTCAGATACCGATTCGTCATTGACATTGGGAATTCACTGAAGCCTACTGCCTAG